From Bacteroidota bacterium, one genomic window encodes:
- a CDS encoding response regulator: protein MKFLVLEEDDLDRMIFLRSAISINKDHEVQFAKNETELIKALRESGGDIVFISANVGNEQDVLRTIHSVRIMREKIPIILNSIGVENTSVVKFMKAGATDLISKSHFSPAVLENAIAGL from the coding sequence ATGAAATTTCTTGTCTTAGAAGAAGACGACCTTGATCGAATGATTTTCTTGCGCTCAGCCATATCCATCAACAAGGACCATGAAGTGCAATTCGCAAAAAATGAGACCGAGTTGATTAAAGCGTTAAGAGAAAGCGGTGGCGACATTGTCTTTATCAGCGCCAATGTAGGAAATGAACAAGATGTGCTGAGAACGATTCATTCGGTCAGGATTATGCGAGAGAAAATTCCGATCATTCTTAATTCGATTGGTGTCGAAAATACTTCCGTCGTGAAGTTCATGAAGGCCGGTGCAACGGATCTCATCTCTAAGAGCCATTTTTCGCCTGCTGTACTTGAGAATGCAATTGCGGGACTTTGA
- a CDS encoding agmatine deiminase family protein produces the protein MSKVFDSAIESTGLDTIKIPYNPYGNKINDQANGIYINYLQMQNTLIIPVYGLPEDEQAVCLFEQLFKGQKIETLDCNEIAEEGGGVELY, from the coding sequence ATTTCAAAAGTCTTTGATTCTGCTATAGAATCCACCGGGCTGGATACTATTAAAATTCCATACAACCCATACGGAAACAAAATCAATGACCAGGCAAATGGTATTTACATCAATTACCTTCAAATGCAAAATACGCTGATCATTCCTGTTTATGGCTTACCGGAAGACGAGCAGGCAGTTTGTCTGTTTGAACAACTCTTCAAGGGTCAAAAGATTGAAACCCTCGATTGTAATGAAATTGCGGAGGAGGGAGGGGGTGTTGAATTGTATTAG
- a CDS encoding agmatine deiminase family protein: MKIKHQNSSVLNKASTQLITDDLTNRLLLADCLPEKFPDFFDGLSAVLQKCELEFTLLPNCKDIWARDYMPVQISENTFIQFKYKPDYLRTKKGLKTISDVDSICDAFQIERSKSNLILDGGNVVRTEDAVLMCDKVFSENPRFERKILEQMLRELFEVEKLWFLPHQPGDFTGHADGMVRFLDKNTLLINDYSWESKAFQKSLILL; this comes from the coding sequence ATGAAAATAAAACATCAAAACTCATCTGTTTTGAACAAAGCTTCAACTCAATTGATTACTGACGATTTAACAAATAGGCTATTACTGGCAGATTGTCTACCGGAAAAGTTTCCCGATTTTTTTGATGGTTTGTCAGCAGTGCTCCAAAAATGTGAATTGGAATTTACTCTTCTTCCAAACTGCAAGGATATCTGGGCCCGAGATTACATGCCGGTTCAAATAAGTGAAAATACATTTATTCAATTCAAATATAAACCTGATTACCTGAGGACGAAAAAAGGATTGAAAACCATTTCGGATGTGGATAGTATTTGCGATGCATTTCAAATTGAAAGAAGTAAAAGCAACCTAATCCTTGACGGAGGCAATGTGGTAAGGACTGAGGATGCAGTACTGATGTGTGATAAAGTCTTTTCTGAAAATCCTCGTTTTGAACGCAAAATACTTGAGCAAATGTTAAGAGAGCTCTTCGAAGTAGAGAAGCTTTGGTTTCTTCCGCATCAGCCAGGAGATTTCACCGGTCATGCCGACGGTATGGTCCGTTTCCTGGATAAAAATACTCTGTTGATCAATGATTACTCCTGGGAATCTAAAGCATTTCAAAAGTCTTTGATTCTGCTATAG
- a CDS encoding WYL domain-containing protein: MFREFQSAIQKIFSKVSFGTDPGHSNFDQFVQFEAEPVIGQEDNLPLLLHAVLERIPVQFRYHRYVADGSREHLIHPLLLREYRNRWYVVSWVPAQDEVLLFGLDRMSDIILRKGKFRRPADFNAEEYFRYSIGITAINDGKPETVVLSFSPMQGNYIRSKPMHKSQKILKDDDKEFRIELKVQITYELINAILGYAGEVTVLKPASLVKSIRSSLQNTLKKYSNSSRRK, from the coding sequence TTGTTTCGGGAGTTTCAGTCGGCGATACAAAAAATTTTCAGCAAGGTTTCCTTCGGAACTGATCCGGGACATTCCAATTTTGATCAGTTCGTTCAATTCGAGGCGGAGCCTGTGATTGGACAGGAAGATAATCTGCCCTTGCTACTACATGCGGTCCTTGAGCGAATCCCCGTACAATTCCGCTATCATCGTTATGTTGCAGATGGTAGCCGTGAACATTTGATTCATCCTTTGTTACTTCGGGAATACAGAAATCGATGGTATGTTGTCTCCTGGGTTCCGGCGCAAGACGAAGTGCTTTTATTCGGACTGGACAGGATGAGCGATATCATCCTTAGAAAAGGGAAGTTTCGCCGTCCTGCCGATTTTAACGCAGAAGAATATTTTCGCTATAGTATTGGAATAACAGCTATCAATGATGGAAAACCTGAGACTGTAGTACTTTCCTTTTCTCCTATGCAGGGAAATTACATTCGATCTAAACCTATGCATAAATCCCAAAAGATACTGAAGGATGATGACAAGGAATTCAGAATTGAATTAAAGGTTCAAATCACCTACGAATTAATTAATGCTATTCTTGGTTATGCCGGTGAAGTGACTGTCCTCAAGCCTGCATCACTGGTGAAATCAATTCGTTCCTCCTTGCAGAACACCCTTAAAAAATACAGCAACAGCTCCCGACGTAAATAG
- a CDS encoding DUF2779 domain-containing protein, whose translation MTLPPRHILSKSTFLYGSQCPKRLYLYKFRPDLKEEVSIGQQAIFDRGTNVGILARDLFPGGVDASPESVYEYQKAVVKTAELIASGTKVIYEAVFQFDGVLAAIDILVKDRGKWKAYEVKSTTQVKDIHITDAALQYHVITNSGIPLTDISIVHLNTEYIRKGKLKIEELFDQESVKTEVIEMQASIRKTISELKAMLAKKQEPKVDIGPHCSDPYECDFMDYCWSHIPEVSVFSIARLRSNKKFELYNKGIIHYKEVSEEIELTTYQQLQVDGHLNKKGHIDKESIRAFIATIPFPLYFLDFETFQSAIPLYDQSRSYQQIPFQYSLHYQKSHDSTIQHFEFLADAKGGDPRLPFIEQLLAETQNPGLILTYNKSFEKSILTALARDFPKHSIALENLIERLRDLMVPFQQGMYYLPEMNGSYSIKNVLPALIPALSYDDLEIGDGSSASLAFEEMMYNPDADIPGIRKNLLGYCGLDTLAMVRILQQIKSKSTMNSKEIMSEIFKDWTAVKKSINRLANTYNNQRRKGNVSKPSNYSKSFEIKTARKNTWLLILSKAPSDDKYKGMSSINICSLIYFYGRLGLRVYRVEEEGHLTIYNGHLFTRYKERMDLNLVEPLDIVKHFFINNGYSIGKIVIREGREYNLAISKDGLILGELQEDRTWLVCKTFITKELMKSDQQVEERQLLNDLHKDIHQLLTDPNFNRSSYNHKADILKAILS comes from the coding sequence ATGACCCTCCCACCCCGTCACATTTTATCCAAATCAACATTTCTATATGGTAGTCAATGTCCGAAAAGATTGTACCTCTACAAATTCCGGCCGGATCTGAAAGAAGAAGTCAGCATCGGTCAACAAGCAATCTTTGACCGTGGTACAAATGTTGGCATACTTGCCCGCGACCTCTTCCCCGGCGGAGTTGATGCCAGTCCGGAAAGCGTTTATGAATACCAGAAAGCAGTGGTAAAAACCGCCGAACTAATTGCTTCCGGCACTAAGGTCATATACGAAGCCGTATTCCAATTCGATGGAGTGCTTGCAGCGATTGATATCCTGGTAAAGGATCGGGGTAAATGGAAAGCCTATGAAGTAAAAAGCACTACACAGGTCAAGGACATTCATATTACGGATGCGGCATTGCAATACCATGTAATTACGAATTCCGGGATACCGCTTACCGACATTTCAATTGTTCATCTGAACACTGAATACATCCGGAAAGGAAAATTGAAGATCGAAGAATTGTTCGATCAGGAATCGGTAAAAACAGAAGTAATAGAAATGCAAGCGTCTATTCGCAAGACGATTTCCGAATTGAAAGCCATGCTTGCAAAAAAGCAAGAGCCAAAAGTTGATATTGGTCCACATTGTTCGGACCCTTACGAATGTGATTTCATGGATTACTGCTGGTCACACATTCCGGAAGTATCCGTCTTTTCAATAGCCCGACTGAGAAGTAACAAGAAATTTGAACTCTACAACAAAGGCATTATTCACTACAAGGAAGTCAGCGAAGAAATCGAATTGACCACCTACCAACAACTTCAGGTCGACGGCCATCTCAATAAAAAGGGGCACATAGACAAAGAATCCATTCGTGCATTTATTGCAACAATACCCTTCCCATTATACTTCCTGGATTTCGAAACTTTCCAGTCGGCAATACCTTTATACGACCAGTCGAGATCTTACCAGCAGATCCCCTTCCAATACTCTCTACACTATCAGAAATCTCACGATTCCACAATACAACACTTCGAATTCTTAGCAGATGCGAAGGGTGGCGACCCTCGACTTCCCTTCATCGAACAACTCCTGGCTGAAACCCAAAATCCCGGCCTCATCCTAACCTATAATAAAAGTTTTGAAAAAAGCATCCTCACTGCCCTTGCCAGGGACTTCCCAAAACACAGCATAGCCCTTGAAAACCTTATCGAACGGCTCCGTGACCTCATGGTTCCATTTCAGCAAGGCATGTACTATTTGCCCGAAATGAACGGCTCCTACTCCATCAAAAATGTCCTCCCTGCCTTGATTCCGGCACTTAGCTATGATGATCTAGAAATTGGAGATGGTAGTTCGGCAAGCCTGGCGTTTGAAGAGATGATGTATAATCCGGATGCGGATATTCCGGGGATAAGGAAGAATTTGTTGGGGTATTGTGGGTTGGATACGTTGGCGATGGTGAGGATTCTTCAACAAATAAAGAGTAAATCAACAATGAATTCAAAAGAGATAATGTCTGAAATTTTTAAAGATTGGACAGCAGTTAAAAAAAGTATTAACAGGCTCGCAAACACATACAACAATCAGAGAAGAAAAGGAAATGTAAGTAAACCAAGCAATTACAGTAAATCATTTGAAATAAAAACAGCGAGAAAAAACACATGGCTATTGATTCTTAGCAAAGCACCATCCGATGATAAATACAAAGGAATGAGCTCAATCAATATTTGCAGTCTCATCTATTTCTACGGACGGCTAGGCTTAAGAGTATACAGGGTAGAGGAAGAAGGGCACTTGACTATATATAATGGTCACTTATTTACCCGGTATAAGGAACGGATGGATTTAAATCTTGTTGAGCCTCTTGATATTGTAAAACACTTTTTCATTAATAACGGCTATTCCATTGGCAAAATTGTTATCCGCGAAGGTAGAGAATATAATTTGGCAATAAGTAAAGATGGCTTGATTTTAGGTGAGCTACAAGAAGATAGAACATGGCTAGTTTGTAAAACATTTATTACAAAAGAACTTATGAAATCAGACCAACAAGTTGAAGAGAGACAATTATTAAATGACTTGCATAAGGATATTCATCAATTGCTTACAGATCCTAATTTTAATCGAAGTAGTTACAATCACAAAGCGGATATACTTAAAGCAATACTATCATAA
- a CDS encoding Hsp70 family protein, with translation MPNELSIQQLLPEINDRTVVENKIQGSTFIGIDFGTSTTVVSYAIVGDSNTPIKTSAIPIRQLNFDGNTLTHHLVPSCIAFQNNQLFFGQGAKMLKSKLQPEQNIWFSFKMNLGKDNGPEFTRTELREGNPHGKIENTLDATKLFFKELKKEIDNYIQEQNLPRNLFYSVSIPASFEANQRADLINALEFANIPINETLFIDEPNAAFLSYLVQANNNGFQNYNIPVDSPLHILVFDFGAGTCDISIIEIGRKSGKLYSKNIAISQFEQLGGDDIDRAIVKEILLPQLAKQNNISVEEIRENNYKKILLPKLQAVAEQLKIKVCKAVASNKVGQELPNLINSTERINFLQTIDFILPKQVMKFENPSISPKEFTDIMKKFTSETLAFNFQDDVESLKSIFTVINSALLKANIEKGDIDLILLIGGSSYNPYIQTALYRHFDNSDIEIPQDLQSHVSKGTAINSFMANGLGVDIIKPIVSEPIFIILQNEVKKTVVYEGTEIPCKEILIEHLRPQRNDQKEIEIPICVSTKDKILTILKLKCEKGFSTTDKITLKCDISHDKLITFRAFIQNLEISTEPLNPFANSALSTEDIAEKQLLKLLYKATKENGGKPPLDKLKALSQFYVKTERHLKAAETFENIQQLDPNRRYETSICYHYSEAGRKKLSDNWAEIAYQKSPTESNAYNLALVKSAQGKTDEYKRLMEESVSLGSNAAMLTYGEYLLNKEKEKAEELIQKAFDKWYKEFEGNNLSKNDFSRLIRAAKQLGKIQIADQVQKAKDNLKNEKGISWYNPDNTATDGREQLENKNINLLN, from the coding sequence ATGCCAAATGAACTTTCCATACAGCAACTATTACCTGAAATCAATGACAGGACTGTAGTTGAAAATAAAATTCAAGGCAGCACTTTTATCGGAATTGACTTTGGCACTTCAACAACTGTTGTGAGTTATGCCATTGTAGGTGACAGCAACACGCCAATCAAGACAAGTGCAATTCCCATCAGACAATTAAACTTTGACGGCAACACACTTACACACCATCTTGTTCCTTCTTGTATTGCCTTTCAAAACAATCAACTTTTTTTTGGACAAGGAGCAAAAATGTTGAAAAGCAAATTGCAACCCGAACAAAATATTTGGTTCTCATTCAAAATGAATTTGGGGAAAGACAATGGCCCTGAATTTACAAGAACAGAACTAAGAGAAGGAAATCCACATGGTAAAATTGAAAACACTTTAGATGCAACAAAACTTTTCTTCAAAGAATTGAAAAAGGAAATTGACAATTACATTCAAGAACAAAACTTACCACGAAACCTTTTTTATTCTGTAAGCATCCCTGCATCATTTGAAGCCAATCAAAGAGCAGACTTAATAAATGCATTGGAGTTTGCAAACATTCCAATAAATGAAACTCTCTTTATTGACGAACCCAACGCAGCATTTTTAAGTTACTTAGTTCAAGCCAACAACAACGGATTTCAGAATTACAATATTCCCGTTGACAGTCCTCTGCACATTTTAGTTTTTGATTTTGGGGCTGGCACTTGCGATATTTCAATAATTGAGATTGGAAGAAAAAGCGGAAAACTATATTCAAAGAACATTGCTATTTCGCAATTTGAACAACTTGGAGGAGACGACATCGACCGAGCCATTGTCAAAGAAATTCTTTTGCCACAGTTGGCAAAACAAAACAACATTTCAGTCGAAGAGATTAGAGAGAACAATTACAAAAAAATATTGCTCCCAAAACTACAAGCAGTTGCGGAGCAACTGAAAATAAAAGTTTGTAAAGCCGTTGCCTCAAATAAGGTTGGGCAAGAATTACCTAACCTTATTAATTCAACAGAGAGAATAAATTTTCTTCAAACGATTGATTTCATTTTGCCGAAGCAAGTAATGAAGTTTGAAAACCCTTCAATCAGTCCGAAAGAGTTTACGGACATCATGAAAAAATTCACTAGTGAAACTCTTGCTTTCAATTTTCAAGATGATGTTGAAAGTTTGAAAAGTATTTTCACTGTAATAAATTCTGCTTTGCTTAAAGCGAACATTGAGAAAGGCGATATTGATTTAATTCTACTAATCGGAGGCAGTTCATACAACCCATACATTCAAACTGCTTTATACCGACACTTTGATAATAGTGATATTGAAATACCACAAGATTTACAGAGCCATGTTTCAAAAGGAACTGCAATAAATTCTTTCATGGCAAATGGTTTAGGTGTTGATATTATCAAACCAATTGTCAGTGAACCGATTTTTATTATCCTTCAAAATGAAGTGAAGAAGACCGTTGTTTACGAGGGAACTGAAATACCATGCAAAGAAATATTGATTGAACATTTAAGACCGCAGCGAAACGACCAAAAGGAAATTGAAATTCCTATTTGCGTTTCAACAAAGGATAAAATCCTGACAATTCTAAAACTGAAATGCGAAAAAGGTTTTAGCACGACTGATAAAATTACTTTGAAGTGTGACATCTCACATGACAAGCTAATTACATTCAGAGCATTTATTCAAAACCTTGAAATCTCAACAGAGCCATTAAACCCTTTTGCGAATTCGGCACTTTCAACAGAGGATATTGCGGAGAAACAACTTTTGAAACTCCTTTATAAAGCAACAAAAGAAAACGGAGGGAAACCACCGCTTGATAAACTCAAAGCACTTTCGCAGTTCTATGTAAAAACAGAAAGACATTTAAAAGCAGCAGAGACATTTGAGAACATTCAACAGTTAGACCCGAACAGACGATATGAAACTTCTATCTGTTACCATTATTCAGAAGCAGGAAGAAAAAAATTATCAGATAATTGGGCAGAAATTGCGTATCAAAAAAGTCCGACAGAATCAAACGCCTACAACCTTGCATTAGTTAAAAGTGCGCAGGGTAAAACAGACGAGTATAAAAGGCTAATGGAAGAATCCGTTTCTTTGGGAAGCAATGCTGCAATGTTGACTTATGGTGAATACCTATTGAACAAAGAAAAAGAAAAGGCAGAGGAACTTATTCAAAAAGCATTTGACAAGTGGTATAAAGAATTTGAAGGAAACAATCTTAGCAAGAATGATTTTTCAAGATTAATTCGTGCAGCAAAACAATTAGGTAAAATTCAAATTGCAGACCAAGTTCAAAAAGCAAAAGACAATTTGAAGAATGAAAAAGGAATAAGTTGGTATAACCCTGACAACACAGCAACAGACGGAAGGGAGCAATTAGAAAACAAAAACATTAACCTTTTAAACTGA
- a CDS encoding response regulator, with product MKFLVLEEDELDRMIFKRAVKSIDNDHEVQFVKNEYELVKALREDNGDIVFLSANAGNEQDVLRTIHSVRIMREKIPIILNSIGVENISVVKFMKAGATDLIPKNHFSPATLENTIAGLKNI from the coding sequence ATGAAATTTCTTGTCCTCGAAGAAGACGAACTGGATCGAATGATTTTCAAACGAGCTGTAAAATCCATCGATAACGACCATGAAGTCCAATTTGTAAAAAATGAGTACGAATTGGTGAAGGCGTTAAGGGAAGATAATGGAGACATCGTCTTCCTCAGTGCAAATGCAGGGAATGAACAAGATGTTCTGAGGACGATTCACTCGGTTCGGATAATGCGGGAGAAAATTCCGATTATCCTTAATTCAATTGGCGTCGAAAATATTTCCGTCGTGAAGTTCATGAAGGCTGGTGCAACTGATCTGATACCGAAGAACCATTTTTCACCGGCCACACTGGAAAATACAATTGCAGGACTGAAAAATATTTAA